The following DNA comes from Triticum urartu cultivar G1812 unplaced genomic scaffold, Tu2.1 TuUngrouped_contig_5545, whole genome shotgun sequence.
TTTCACAAGTATTTATTTATTGGCTTATTAAAGAAAATaaatttctactccctccgtctcatagtGTAAGAGGTTTTTTGACACTACATTAGTATCAAAagacgtcttacattatgggacggagggagtatttggtAAGTCAATAGCTGGTGGGGTAGTTGATACGgtcagggccggccctggggcATGGGCAGGGGGGCAACGGCCCAGGGCCCAGCCCAGGGAGGGGCCCATGATGTAGTGCACATATATAACATAGCCAAGCAAAATAGGTGAGAAAAAAATTTATGAGAGAAGAAAAACGAGATGAGGTAGGCCCATCAGATAGCAGGTAGCGATTAGCGAAGCGTCAAGCATGCCGCACGGCAGGGCCGCTCGTTTCGATTGTGAAACAAATCAATCGAAGATCTCGGGGACGCCTTGCTCGTCTGTTCGTCCACTCGTCGCTGTGGTCGCCTCGGTCACCGCTGTGCACGTCGCCCGCCGTGCGGCAATCCAGCAGCCGCAGCCCGCAGCAGTACGTATACGTATGTATGTGAGCAGTGAGCGCAGCCCACAGCAGTACGTATACGTATCCATGCATAACTCTCTGTACCATGTTCCTGATCCATCCCTGCAAACCCCAATTTCAGtaatttcttttattttttagaACGTATTCAATTATTCATCCATGATCCATCCTCTAATTTCAGTGTACACGAAGTTCCAAATTTTAATGTATAATTTTCGAATTCAATCTTTCATAGTATGTATTCAACCATCCTTTTTTTGTCATTCTATGCACATGTCTAGGGTTCCAATCATTCAAATCATCCGATGTATAAATTTCTAATTCCTTGAATAATTTTTTCTTCATAATATTAGGACATTAGCCCGCCATGTTGCCTAAGAAGCATTTGTCAGTTGCTCAAACAAGGAGAAAAAAGATAGAAAGGGATCTGAAGATTCAACAACTGAAGGGTACTTAAGTATTATTGTTGTCGATGGAGTCAGTTGAATTTGGTTCTTATTTGAGGTAATCATATCATGTTACTTTCAATTTTCTATCTTTTTAGTATTTCTGTCGTAATATGGCATTGTCCAACAATTATTATGTTTAAGTTTATGTACCGCGTACACGCATACATATATATGATCTTAGGACATAGGGGCACATGGCATCGAATTCGCCTAGGGCCTCCCGAAACACAGGGCCGGCCCTGGATACGGTTTTGACTTTTGAGGCAAGCTGGTGGGAAAAATATCAGGGGTGGGAGGAAAATATAAAAATAGGGAGAAGGGAGGGAAAAATGTTTAAATGAAAAAATACAAACAAAACAACTAAGAGCAAAATAAGGAACTTTTAAGTGAAAAAAAGGATGGCTTATCCTAATGTTTGGGGCGGTATAGTGGCTGCAGGCGGCACGGTCATCTCTTTGTCACTCCCTTGAAACATAATAAGAACGTTTAGATCACTGCTTTAGTGATCATATtgatctaaacgcttttatatttcCTTATGAGGAGGCAGTATCTTGAGAAGTTGCCCTATTTGATTTAAATATGTAGTTTAAAGGATGGCCTTTTAGGGGACGTAAACTTGGAGTATTAGTTAGACATTTAGTGGAGTAAGTATAACTTTTAATAAATAAGATAATAACCTGCAGCGCCGACGCTGTAGCAGGCGACGGCGCAGGTCTGGACAACGGTGTTCTCCTGCCTCGTAAGCGGTTTGACGGGGATGCCGAGGCGGGCGAGGGCCTGCGTCCACCCGCGGAGCATGACGAAGGAGATGAGCGCGGCGGAGACGTTGAGAGTAGGGTTGAGACCCGTGGTGAGGTTCAGCTTCATGACGATGACGCTGTACATGGTTCCGACGGCCACGCTCACAACCAGGCCGCGCGCTGTCAGCTGCTCCGACCACGGCGGCACCGGCACGCGGCCACGCGCGGCCCCCCGCGCCCCGCCCACGGCGGCACCGGCACGCGGCCACGCGCGGCTCCTGGCGCCTCGACGATCTCGTCGACATCCAGGAGCCGGGCTTTCTCCTCCTTCCCTCCCACGGCGCCCCGCTGGTGTGGCGCCATTTTTGGTTCCTCTCCTCCTCTCCTTTCTCCTGTCCTGCCTGCGTCACATGGGGAAGAGAGATTCTGGATAAGCAGCAGATCGGTTCCATCAGTGTGCTTGCGGGAAAATGGATAATGGCGCCTGGGCTCTCCAGCACCAATAAGTAGGTATAATCAATAAGAGATTAACCAACGTGATTCATGGCGAACAAAAGAACTGAGCGCCTAAAGAGCTTAACTCAGTTTATGATTATGCTGGAAAGGAACTAACTTGGCTGCTCGTGGAAGCACCAGGGGCAGACGTGCGACACAGTACCACAGGTTTATTATAGTACATATATACAGGTTATTATGTGGGTGGACAGCATGCTTCATGCATCTCTTGTTTGTTAGGTGCGACGTTTTTGGCGCTGTTTTAACTTTTAAGTGCCACTTAGATAACACCACCACGGTTCGTCAACAGCAACGACAAAAAATATGTCCACGCCACGTCCTTTATGCTTTGACTAAAGACGGACCCCGCCAAAGCCCGCGCGTCCTGGCGGCGATGGGGGAGGAGGGGACCAACCCTGGCGGCGTTAGGGTTGGCCCTCCGGTCGATCACGGGAGCGGGGAGGTTTACTTTCCATGACACCTTGTGCTAGCACATCGCAAGTCCATCCATATTTACAGCTTTTACATTGATTCCTATCGACCAATTCCTCCTTTTTTTTTGGGTTTGACACTATTGCTTATCAAAAAGGTCTAGAATTGACCTCCTACGCTTGTCGTTGCCGGAGAGTGTAGCGCTTTTGATAAGTGAAAACCGCTAAGGAAAACCTTTACTGTGGTTAatgttttctgtttttcttttacTCTTTTAGTCCATTTATCAAATATCTTGTTGTTGATAGCTTGTTGGGAGGCCTCTCCTGCACAAGTACTGAGGTTAGGAAATGACTCCACCTTCTGAAATGAAAAAGAAGTTTACAAATATCTATTGGCACACTTCAGCATGTGAGAGATGACTGTTACGCACGAGATGACATTGTCCATCTAAAAGATCACTTACTCATGCTTGAAAAATTATGTGGTCTCTTTAGTATTCAGGTCTACCACATGATGAAGCCAAAAAAAAAGTATTCTCTTTATCTTTGGTGGGCAAGGCATCGGAGTGGTATAGGTCCTGGGTGATCCGTAAGAAATAGATTAGGTCGATCTTTACACTTGGTTTTATAGAGAAGCACATCACTTCAGTGAAGGGGTATCGAAGAACTGGAACCCGAACTGACCGTTGTTGGACGTTTTCCCTCTCCCACCTCCCTAGCTCCAAGTTTCTATACCCACTTCTTGCTGCTAGTGACTTGTATCGCTGATTCCAACACGTGTATCCTTGTTCATGTTCGTGAAaaattgagagagagagagagagagagagactaagggccagttcttttgaCGGCTTAAAAATATGCCTCCTCCTCCCCAGCTTTCTCCATAAGCCACCTCCTTCATTCATTGGAGCTTCTGAACTAGTTATGGGATAACTAATTTAGAAGTCTCAACAAATTTAGGGAGCGGCTTATTATGTGCCCAGGCAACTTCATGAGGCAGATAAGTCACCCCGGGTCTCTAACTAAACATACCCCAGACAGATTCCAGGCCAGACAGCTTGAAACGAGGACACAAACCTCACTAATCCATAGAATGTTGTTTGCTTTTGGCAACTAACCCATAGAATATTGATGGAATGTTGTTGGCTTTTTTGCATAATTGGGTTGTGACGGTGTCCTAGATTAGGGAGTACTCATCACGTCGGCCTATCATTTATGGGTCGGGTCGAGGACCACCGACAACTGAAGAATACACCCCGGTCCACGTAAGATATGGCCCTCAGCATACTCAAAATGGAATACTCCGAAGACTTGGCGTATACTTCAAGGCATATTCAAATATTTGGCATATTTATCTCTAGATGCAAGTCCCATCCACAATCTATACAATACAAGTAGGATGTACGgttttacctcttcgagagggccTGAATCTGGGTAAATAATGTGTCTCTCTACTTCCTGTTACCATCAAGTCAAGATCACTAGCTCGGGGCCCCTACGTGAGATTCGCCAAATTTAGCTCCAACATTGGTAGCCCATACAGGCCTGTTGTGTGGTCGCAAAAAGCTCAATGAAAGCATTGATTGACGAACGGATCCACGCCGACGCGATCTTTGTGCCAGAGCATCAAGACCTCGGCTTAACTGAGACGCAGAAGAATCTTGGACCTCCTACGCACCGTCAAGGCATAAATCCTAACAAACCAAGTCTGGTGATCGGATCCCTCACCGTATCTTCGGATTCGGCCAAGGATCTTCAAGCGATCACTGCCCAAGAGTCGGTTTCGCATCTGCCACAGGGCAATAGTCACATCTAGTTGGACCAAGCCTGGAGCTCATATCCAAAGACTCTCTGTTGTGACCCAATGAGCGCGGCCACAGAGTCTGTCCCGAGGCCAATGCTAGATCAACCTCGGGAAGTTTTCTCCAGGAAACAGACGCTAGATCGGTCCGAAATTAAATTTCTGCTCTCCCCAACCACCCCTACCCCAACGTTGCGTATTGCCCCCAATAACTTAGGGCCGACTGACATCTGGGATTTGGCTTGCATTACACAAAAACCTAAATTCTTTTATATATTTGCCAATCTCAAGATGATGTGTCGGCTCAGTTTTTAGGAAGTGCTCATAGGGAAagggtgtgtgtgtgtatgtgtgttcATAAGGGTGAGTGTATGTGTGTGTAAGAGTGTTTATGTTTGTGGTGTGTTCAATAAAAATCTAGCTGAAATTATTTTCTATCTTTGCCAATAAATAATGAGTTACAAAAAGATTCGTTTTTTTCTGTCATAGTGGATTACTCCTTTTTTTCCCTTTTAAAAAAGCGGCATTCTATGTACAATATCTCGATCGAATTATGGAGGCCAAAATAAATAGAATAATGATCAATGGAAAAAAAATGAAAATATCCTTTATCATAAGGAAGGTCGGTGCgaacaatttttttaaaacatAGTACAGATGCAAgtgctcatatatacgcgcataTACTCACCCCCTATAAACACACACACgtacaccctacccctatgagcacatTTGAAAGACTGAGCCAACATATAATCTTGAGATTTTACAAAGTCGCCGTATGCGCCTCGTAGTCAATGAGAGCGTCTCCGCCCACTGAACGCACATCATCGAAAATCCTGCAATAAACCTAGGATAAATGTGAGCACTAgcatttgaaccctggtgggctaTGCATATTACTGTCCttctaaccatccaaccatagATTGGTTCGCTCAGTGCCAACGAATTGATTGCTAGCGGGTGGATCGACCAGCGAACATTTCGTTCGCTGGGGGTTACACAATCGAGTGAGGTGGCTTGGACATACGAACAAAATGAGCTAGGCCTAGATAGCagtttatttaaaaaaaacattATAAAGAAAACTGAtacaagaaaaaacaaaaaagatTATGTACAAAAAAATAAAGTTGCCATGCTAAACTTTAAAGACTATCATCCTCTAgataattttttttatttggatAAATCGCAATTAGATTACAGGTGTTGCCATTatcaaaaaaggaaaaaaaattccatgccataaaaataaaaaatgtcATCCTCTTAAAAATAAAAATGTCATGTTATTGACTACTAAAATTCTATGCCCTGAATTAAAAAACTGCCATGCTCTTGATAATAAAATGCCACGCTCTTAATAATAAAACTATCGTCCTCTTATTAGTAAAAAATTAATGTTATTTATTATTAAAAATGCCATGCTCTTAGTAATAAAACTGTCATCAGCTCATTTAGAAAAATGCCATGTCATTAATTATCAAAATGGCATGCTCTTAATAATAAAACTGTCATCATCTTATTAACAAAAATTCCATGTTATTAAATATTAAAATGACATGCTATATAATTAAACTACCATCCTATTATTAACAAAAAGTCATGTTATCCTcagtaaagaaatataagagtatttagattactaaagtagtgatctaaacccTCTTGTATTTCTTTAGAGAGGGAGTAATTATTAAAATGTCACTCTCTTAGTAAATAATGACATGTGAGAAATTGAAAATGGCATGTTTTAGAAGGAAAAATATATGTTATGGTTTTAATAGAAAAAAAGATTCTCCATGCCTATAATATATGCACGTGGCAAGTTTTTAAAAATCCCTCTAAAAATAGGGAATTTTGTTATTtccaaaaatgaaaaaaaatacgATCTCTGGAAAAAAATTCAAATTAATTTTTTAACTCAAAATACATAAAGATGTTTGACCATAAATGTATACAAAACTGTGCTTCAGCCCTGGTGGTATGTGTGCATTGGCTTCCTGTAGAAGGGCCCAAGTTCTATTCCCTAGGAACCGTTCGCCAGTATATCTGGGATAGCGAACGACTCCAGAGAGCTGACCTGACACATGGTTTGCATCAAGATTCGTGCAACAGCAGGGAATGTGTTCGCTGGAACAGCCTAAAAGTCTAACGGGCACTAGATAACATTTCCAGAAATATAATGTTCTTGTTCTTGTTTTTGTTTTTAAAAGTTTCTTTTGAGACATATTTTTGTTTTTAAAAGTAGTCCAACCAGCCTGTAATTGGTTGGGCCCAACCGAGATCATACGAGGGACGTGGAATTGAGCCCAGCGGTGTGCAAACGGGCTTTTCTGACCTAGGGTTGGCCACCGGGCCGTATTTCtcagagaaaggaaggggagcgGCTGGCCGGGCGAGGGATAGCGAGCTCATCATCCGAGAGGGAGCCGCCCGTCGCCGCCGGCGAGGATCCAGCGGCGCCCGCAAAGGGAGAaaagaggacgaagaagaggaagaggcTGGTCTTGCCGCAGTTCCACCTGGACTCGCTTGCTTGCTTGGTTGATGCCTGATCCTTAATCCGACCTACTCCTACTGCTTAATTATGCCTATAGCTAGCTAAGTTATCTGCCAAGTGTGTCCTGTTCTATGATGTTTATTGTTTTGATTTGCCCACTGAATTTCCTTTACTTTTCATATGATGAATCAGTTCTGTTATGTTATGGGCATGACTGGAATGGATGATATATGATGTATATTGGTGTTGATTATGTGCACACTGTGCTAGCTCTCAACTTCACTGAAAAGGGTATCACTTTGACTGTATTTTGCACAACTAACTGACACTACAAGTTACACAAATCACATATGCACACACCACACAAATCACAAGGACAACATCGGAACCGTCAGCTGCACACTATCAAGAAGAAAACCTCACTGGCTCTTCCCTCCCAAACATGTTAAAAGCTACTTACAATACTCACATTAGCAAGCACACAATGCTCTGAGTTGATCGCCCTGATAGACTATATCCACAAATCATAAGCGACATCTTCCAACAGTTCATCCAGCAAGAATTCCCATATATCCACAACAGTCTCCTCGCTTTCCGATCGAAGATCCATCCAAGCTCCCTCTTCCAGATCCACACTAATTAGCTGGTTCAATGTGCTGGGAAATTGGTAACAGAGATGGCCCTCAACGTGCTTATTTATTTCTGAGATGAGGTTCTGTCCCATTGGAGGTGCCTGTATGTTTTGTCTGACAAAAGATAAGCAATGGGGGTTTCCAAAGTGTTTCCCCTGAATTGCTGTTATAGCTTCACAGATGCAGTCAAAGAAGAGCATGAAATCATCAGTTTGATGATTGCCCTGATGTAGCTCTTCAAACAGGCAAGGGCTGATCAATTCATCTTCCAGATACCATACATCTAAGTTCTGGGATGTGCATAGTTCTGATAGCTCCAGCACTGCTTGTATGTAACCTAACCTGACATCCTTGTCCTCCCAGAAGATTCCTTCTTGGTCTGATCCATCGTCTGGGTAGTACTGGTGGGGACTCGAGACATCTTGGCGCAACTCACCTGTAGGTCATTTTGGGAGATGAAACCGTTAGATTAAAAAAAAACTTTGTTTTTCTGAAGGTCAATGGTTAGCATACATCAGATTTTTTATCAATTGAATATTACATTGTATTGGGCTCTTATTTTCAGGGCTGTCGACATCTTCATGGAAGAATGGATCAAGAATAGACACAGGACTGGGTTGCTCTTGCTTTTCACAGTTTTCCTCTTGTGATGTTGGTCCAAGTGATGCGCTTCGTCTGGGAGTTTCTGGCTCTTGGTGCTCTAGCATCTTGACAACATTCTCAGGGGAACCTGGATAAATCTCAGCATGCTCTTTACTTGGTTCTGCTGCTTCTTTCGTTTCCTTCAATGCAGACATTCAAAATTTTCATTAAACTAGCACATCAATGGAAACTAGATGAAATAGCAATAAATATTGTCTTGAACATACTGGGGGTGAGTTATATTTGTGTTGCTCTGCTGGAATGCATTGCGCATTCCGAATTGCTTGCGAGTGATCCAGATTGTCAGTTTCTTCAATACAACCAGTATCAGGTTCAACGTCTGCAAGTATTCATATTCTATTAATATAATATCCATGTAGTATTTGATAATTTTGCATCCTGTAATCACTCACCTTGTTGCGTGTCTTCTTccttgtaataatatctttctcGATCCGCTTGTTCAACCGTTGCTTCACTAGGACCACATTCAACACTCCCTGAATCTCCCTCTGTTTTATTTCCTTCTTCTGCAGATTCTTCCCCCTCAGCCTTGTGTATGGCACAAATATTTTTATCTTCCTGTGAATGTTCAATATACTCTTTTACCCTTGGGGTATTCCCAGGTGATGATGGGGTACTGCATTGAGGGAGGGAAAGCATTCCTACCAAGGACCTTGAGACCTGAACTGCTGGACTTGGATACTTGCCAGTATGAGTATCGTCCTTCAGAATTTCTGTTAAATGTTTTTTGGCTTCTGCGTAGAAGTTGGATGCATCCTTTGAGGTAGATAAGTCGCTGTTGAAACCACCTACTGAATGATTTATTTGCTTGTGTTTACTGCTGTTTGAAGGTCCAACATCATTTTTATCAGTAGCTGGAGGGGCCTGTCTGGAATCCTTTATAATTGTAAATGAATCTCTGAGCAAACACGGATCTCTTTGTACATCATCTTCGTTCATTGGGGGTCTTCCTTTTCTAGTTTCTCCGGTCACGATTCTGAATCTTCTCCTGACTTCCTTAACTGAAAATGTTGAACATTCAGCTGCACTGTATTCTGGAGCTTGAATTCCACCTGTTTGCCGATGGAAGGATGTCGATGCAGTTGCTTCTGTAGGATCAAATCCTCTCCTTGGATTTGGCTTCAGTATTACTATTTTGTTAACAGGCTGAGAAGACCTTCCTTCTGGTGCATGTGTTCTGCTCGATTTATCTTTCTTCCAGAAGAATATATTCCTGCTCTCTTTATTCTTTGTTTTGATAGCCAACTCACGCTGATTTGAAGCCTTTGTATCTTCGGCAATGTTAGTTTTTTCAAGCATTTTCTTGGGCTCTAGCCTGGCCCCTACATGTCTGTTGCAAATATATTTGTTGTCAACAAGCTGCTTTTCCTCGCTCACCGGTGTTTTCTGATAATCAAGGTCACGGGGAGGATTGTTATACTCATTAAGCTTTGTATGGATAATGGACTCTAATTCAGGGTATAGTTCACTCTTATTCCTGCAATCGTCATGCGGCCCTTCATCATGGTACTTATAGACTTGTCCCAGGAAATCTGACAAAGCAAGCTCAAGGCCATCTTCTTCCGCCTGTTCCATGCATTTTGAACCACTGGGATCCAGGGACCCAGAGGAGGAAGCAATGCCTATGTCTGCGCTGGGATCTGTGACTCCCTTTGGTTTGCTGTTCGGCGTTGTTCTTTTGTCCAGACAGACATCATGTCCCAGGTCAGCCAATATCCTTTGAACCTCGTCGTTTGGGATCTTCTTCGAATGTTTTGGCTTGCCAACCTCGCCCTCCATGAGTCTTTTGACAGTTGGTTTCGTAGTGCTGCATTCCTCCGTGTTCTGAGAAATACAGGACCAAAACATCAGTTGTCTCCAGGAAACAAGTTTCGACATGCAGCGTAAATATTACAACAATAGAAAAGCTTGAACAGAGTCTGTACTGCATCAAGAGGACTGAATGATGGTAGTTCAGTACAAGCCCATACACAGTAAGGAGGTTCCTTCAACTGCCCAACAATGCTGTATTTATGAAATCATATCCGGACTGCTGTTTTCTAAGTTTATTACTCAACTTATATTAAACTGTACTTTGCTTCGAAAACTTTTTGGCTGCTATCAGAATCAAGTTGGCACTTTTCAAAACCACAAGTCACAGCGATTTTTGTTATGCAAGTAACTTGATATAGCATCTGCTGCATCTGGGTGGAGTTGTGGTTTTAACGAACACGCTATGTGATCTACAGTAAACAGTAATTCATATGTATTTTTCTCTCGTAGAACCGCATGTTTTTCATTTGATATACAAAAATTAACTTACATCCCTGTCTTCATCTGTTTCCTCAAAGTCCCTAGACTTCTTTCTCAAGTGCCCTCTTCCTGCAACCAAGCAGGCTGTTAATCCCAATAACAGAATTTACAACAAGAAGCTTGAGTGATGTATTTCCTGAATGCCTTAAAAAATTCAGTTAGTTCTAGAGGGATCAGTTGCTGGTTTGTAGCATTAGAGAATTGTGAAGCGAAGGATGGACATCAGAAATGAAGATAGTACTGTCATGAAACTGAATTGCTGTTGCACTACCCACTTATCTAGATCACTACTACTCCTTACTATTCTGTCTTTACTCTTCGCATAACTAATATAACTGTGGTTTACAATTAAATTAAGAGAAGCAGTACCAGCAAAGCCACTGAAGGAGTGCCTTCTGCTCCCTTGCTTCCTGTCGAGGATAAGCTTGGGGTCGCGGCGGGAGTAGAACATGCGGATGAGGCCCCAGGTGCACCCAACATTGTTCTCTTGGATTTGTGAAGCCCGTCTGTGGCTCGTCTTCCCCATTCTCTCGGTGGTTTTCTTCTACCTGCACTCTGAAGGTGAAGTACCTGGCAGAAGTATGAGTTGTTCAGTTCATGGTGCTAATCCTCAGCAAACGTGAAGTACCCGGCAGCAAGCAAACGTGGTTGCAGAAAATGCATGTGTCTACTCTGCAGTTAAATCAACGTATAACAGAATTTTACTACTGCTGGGTCTAGTATCAACATGGATTAGAATTGAACTACTTTCACTCTGGTTTGGTTCTGACCCTTGTTCCTTTTCTCTGCTATTGTAGTAATCACAGAAGAAACGGAGCCGGGGATGCAAAGCCACCGCAGAGACAACTTGTATCATTATGGTTAGAAAACAAGAGGGAAACCCAGCCAGCAATATTACAAGGCAAGAGTATAACAAGAAAGAATTGCTCACTGACAATCGCGACGGCGCAGCAgggaagaagatgaagaaccgcCCGTAGCTCCGAGCCGATGAGGAGGAGATCAGCACACACAGAGGACTAGATAGAGGAGTGCAAGGGAAGCAACCAACCATGAGAGGTCCTTCAGGGCATGTCTCTGGCCATGTGAAGGGATGCCATGACCAGCTGGCTGCCCTGAGCTGCGGagcaggcggcggcggcaacggcggtggaaggaaggaaggaaTCAGAAGAAGAAGCCTTTTCTTGCTTGCTCGCACTGGCCAGTCAGTGGCACGCCATCTTTTCAATCTTCTTCCCCTCTTTGTGCTTTGTGGAGCTAGCGTGGAGGGGCATGCAGCAGCACAGCTATGGCGACGGACAGGTGTAGCAGCAGCAGCGGCACATGCCATGGACAAGCATCAAGGTGACCACGGCCCCCCCACACACGCACAAGCAGCAGGCAGGCACCAGGCACGCATGCTTTTTCCC
Coding sequences within:
- the LOC125529358 gene encoding probable metal-nicotianamine transporter YSL9, whose product is MAPHQRGAVGGKEEKARLLDVDEIVEAPGAARGRVPVPPWSEQLTARGLVVSVAVGTMYSVIVMKLNLTTGLNPTLNVSAALISFVMLRGWTQALARLGIPVKPLTRQENTVVQTCAVACYSVGAAGMDQEHGTESYAWIRIRTAVGCAHCSHTYVYVLLRAAAAGLPHGGRRAQR
- the LOC125529355 gene encoding uncharacterized protein LOC125529355 yields the protein MGKTSHRRASQIQENNVGCTWGLIRMFYSRRDPKLILDRKQGSRRHSFSGFAGRGHLRKKSRDFEETDEDRDNTEECSTTKPTVKRLMEGEVGKPKHSKKIPNDEVQRILADLGHDVCLDKRTTPNSKPKGVTDPSADIGIASSSGSLDPSGSKCMEQAEEDGLELALSDFLGQVYKYHDEGPHDDCRNKSELYPELESIIHTKLNEYNNPPRDLDYQKTPVSEEKQLVDNKYICNRHVGARLEPKKMLEKTNIAEDTKASNQRELAIKTKNKESRNIFFWKKDKSSRTHAPEGRSSQPVNKIVILKPNPRRGFDPTEATASTSFHRQTGGIQAPEYSAAECSTFSVKEVRRRFRIVTGETRKGRPPMNEDDVQRDPCLLRDSFTIIKDSRQAPPATDKNDVGPSNSSKHKQINHSVGGFNSDLSTSKDASNFYAEAKKHLTEILKDDTHTGKYPSPAVQVSRSLVGMLSLPQCSTPSSPGNTPRVKEYIEHSQEDKNICAIHKAEGEESAEEGNKTEGDSGSVECGPSEATVEQADRERYYYKEEDTQQDVEPDTGCIEETDNLDHSQAIRNAQCIPAEQHKYNSPPETKEAAEPSKEHAEIYPGSPENVVKMLEHQEPETPRRSASLGPTSQEENCEKQEQPSPVSILDPFFHEDVDSPENKSPIQCELRQDVSSPHQYYPDDGSDQEGIFWEDKDVRLGYIQAVLELSELCTSQNLDVWYLEDELISPCLFEELHQGNHQTDDFMLFFDCICEAITAIQGKHFGNPHCLSFVRQNIQAPPMGQNLISEINKHVEGHLCYQFPSTLNQLISVDLEEGAWMDLRSESEETVVDIWEFLLDELLEDVAYDLWI